The Rhizobium leguminosarum genome includes a region encoding these proteins:
- a CDS encoding TetR/AcrR family transcriptional regulator, whose product MSQENNAIPKKRGRPPSAAAQRRALEAAHEILMAEGFGRMTIEAVAARSGVGKPTIYRSWANAQELAMAALLVNRLPEAEVGGSTAQAALGAQMSGLVTAFASTRGRQITMALAAADPESEFTKAFRNQVILSSRNAGRVILEEALARGEIVPPLDMEALLDMIYGPVFFRLLVGHRPVSPEFGDAIVRTALRAVAPSGA is encoded by the coding sequence ATGAGTCAAGAGAATAACGCAATACCGAAGAAACGAGGGCGGCCGCCAAGCGCTGCCGCGCAGAGGCGCGCCTTGGAGGCCGCCCATGAAATCCTGATGGCCGAAGGTTTTGGCCGCATGACGATCGAAGCCGTGGCGGCGCGGTCCGGTGTCGGCAAGCCGACGATCTACCGCTCCTGGGCCAACGCGCAGGAACTGGCGATGGCCGCTCTTCTGGTCAACCGGCTGCCGGAAGCGGAGGTGGGAGGGAGCACGGCGCAGGCAGCTCTCGGCGCGCAGATGAGCGGCCTGGTGACTGCCTTTGCGAGCACGCGCGGGCGGCAGATCACGATGGCACTTGCGGCGGCCGACCCGGAAAGCGAATTCACCAAGGCCTTCCGCAATCAGGTGATCCTGTCGAGCCGCAACGCGGGGCGTGTCATCCTGGAGGAGGCTCTGGCTCGAGGAGAGATCGTTCCGCCGCTTGATATGGAGGCGCTGCTCGACATGATCTACGGACCGGTCTTCTTCCGGCTGCTGGTCGGCCATCGCCCGGTCTCGCCGGAATTCGGCGATGCGATCGTCAGGACCGCGTTGCGGGCCGTTGCACCGTCGGGCGCGTGA
- a CDS encoding aldolase: MAHSLNTAPSPAGGPNQPKLDTDDIWQARVDLAACFRMAARLGMEEGICNHFSAVVPGYDDLFIVNPYGYAFAELTASMLLICDFHGNVVSGSGQPEATAFYIHARIHKNLPRAKAAFHTHMPYATALSMTEGDPLIFAGQTALKFYGRTAVDQNYNGLALDAREGDRIAAAIGDADIVFMKHHGVMVCAPNIAEAWDDLYYLERACEVQTLALSTGRDVLAVAPEIAEAAYRQMREGDPESARLHLESVKRTLDRSEPEYKR; the protein is encoded by the coding sequence ATGGCGCACTCCCTCAATACAGCCCCATCGCCCGCCGGCGGCCCCAACCAGCCGAAACTTGACACGGACGACATCTGGCAGGCCCGCGTCGATCTTGCGGCCTGCTTCCGGATGGCGGCAAGGCTCGGCATGGAGGAAGGGATCTGCAACCACTTCTCGGCCGTCGTTCCCGGCTATGACGACCTGTTCATCGTCAACCCTTACGGCTACGCTTTCGCCGAACTGACGGCCTCGATGTTGTTGATCTGCGACTTTCACGGCAACGTGGTGTCGGGCAGCGGACAGCCTGAGGCCACCGCCTTTTACATCCACGCCAGGATTCACAAGAACCTTCCCCGCGCCAAGGCGGCATTCCACACCCATATGCCTTATGCCACCGCCCTTTCCATGACGGAGGGCGATCCCCTGATCTTTGCCGGGCAGACCGCACTGAAATTCTATGGACGCACGGCCGTCGACCAGAACTACAATGGCCTGGCGCTCGACGCGCGCGAAGGCGATCGGATCGCCGCCGCGATCGGGGATGCCGACATCGTCTTCATGAAGCACCACGGCGTGATGGTCTGCGCACCCAATATCGCCGAGGCCTGGGACGACCTCTATTATCTCGAGCGCGCCTGCGAAGTGCAGACGCTCGCTCTGTCGACCGGACGCGACGTCCTTGCCGTCGCGCCTGAGATCGCCGAAGCGGCGTACCGGCAAATGCGCGAAGGAGACCCGGAATCGGCCCGACTCCATCTAGAATCGGTGAAGCGCACACTCGATCGCAGCGAACCGGAATACAAGCGCTGA
- a CDS encoding DUF2934 domain-containing protein — MQFTDEEQLRRRAYAIWERQGCPEGKDTEIWDMAVKEMNGQRPPQSRDAPFPTQPDEAGPH; from the coding sequence ATGCAATTCACCGATGAAGAGCAGCTACGCCGTCGCGCATACGCAATTTGGGAACGTCAAGGTTGCCCCGAAGGGAAGGACACCGAGATTTGGGATATGGCCGTGAAGGAGATGAACGGCCAACGACCCCCGCAATCTCGCGATGCGCCCTTTCCCACCCAACCAGACGAAGCTGGTCCACACTAA
- a CDS encoding SRPBCC family protein: MGDRASNGRTAVERRSELELVVTRTFNGPVRLVFDAWTKPELFKLWWAPKSMGVPLLSCEMDVRTGGSYRITFGHDASDAMAFFGKYLDVSPPSRLVWTNDEGGEEGAVTTVTFEEEEGRTLLVLQELYPSKEALDQSFVGMEDALPEQFEQLDELLITLSASV, from the coding sequence ATGGGGGACAGAGCGAGTAACGGCCGCACGGCGGTCGAACGGAGATCCGAGCTTGAACTCGTGGTGACGCGCACCTTCAACGGCCCGGTTCGCCTCGTATTCGACGCGTGGACCAAGCCCGAATTGTTCAAGCTGTGGTGGGCGCCGAAGTCGATGGGCGTGCCCCTGCTTTCCTGCGAGATGGATGTTCGCACCGGGGGCAGCTATCGCATCACGTTCGGACACGATGCCTCGGACGCCATGGCCTTCTTCGGCAAGTATCTCGACGTGTCGCCGCCATCGCGCCTCGTCTGGACCAATGACGAAGGCGGGGAGGAGGGCGCCGTCACCACGGTGACCTTCGAGGAAGAGGAAGGCAGGACGCTGCTGGTCCTGCAGGAACTCTATCCCTCGAAGGAAGCGCTCGACCAGTCTTTCGTCGGTATGGAAGACGCGTTGCCTGAGCAGTTCGAGCAGTTGGATGAACTTCTCATCACGCTCAGCGCGAGCGTATGA
- a CDS encoding SOS response-associated peptidase encodes MCGRVYIKTSLEELVRNFAFAERGAIDALGNRFPLYNGAPTLDYPIIIRDMVREPDVMGPVFASARWGLMPAWMKPGGRPPPINARCEGIATNGLFRSAYRSRRCLVPINGFFEWKDIFGTGKNKQPYAIAMADGSPFALAGIWEIWRSPEGVDIRNFAIVTCEPNAMMAQIHDRMPVVLHREDYERWLSPEPDPADLMKPFPAELMAMWPIGRNVGSPKNDTADILDPIDPDPEPTLI; translated from the coding sequence ATGTGCGGCCGCGTCTATATCAAGACATCGCTTGAGGAACTGGTGCGCAATTTCGCCTTCGCAGAGCGAGGCGCGATCGATGCGCTCGGGAACCGATTTCCACTCTACAACGGCGCGCCGACGCTGGATTATCCCATCATCATTCGCGACATGGTCCGCGAACCTGATGTTATGGGGCCGGTATTCGCCAGCGCTCGCTGGGGTCTGATGCCGGCATGGATGAAGCCGGGAGGGCGTCCGCCGCCGATCAATGCGCGCTGCGAGGGCATTGCCACCAACGGCCTGTTCCGCTCGGCCTACAGGTCGCGCCGTTGCCTGGTGCCGATCAACGGCTTCTTCGAATGGAAGGATATCTTCGGCACGGGCAAGAACAAGCAGCCCTATGCGATCGCCATGGCTGACGGCTCGCCCTTTGCGCTCGCCGGCATCTGGGAGATTTGGCGCAGCCCGGAAGGCGTAGACATCAGAAACTTCGCAATCGTGACCTGTGAGCCGAATGCGATGATGGCGCAGATCCATGACCGCATGCCGGTCGTCCTGCACCGCGAAGATTACGAGCGCTGGCTATCGCCGGAGCCTGATCCGGCCGATTTGATGAAGCCGTTCCCGGCGGAACTGATGGCCATGTGGCCGATTGGCCGCAATGTGGGTTCGCCCAAGAACGACACGGCTGACATTCTCGATCCGATCGACCCCGATCCGGAACCGACGCTGATCTGA
- a CDS encoding adenylate/guanylate cyclase domain-containing protein, translated as MHWSKPLRLHLGVLVVASLLCTSTPIIWLAFRQGSDAAVSAGVQQMREMSLRLIEGYRNTLQGGTEAVALASTLPLLASPPPQDITAKQQFFLEVLRNVPNATSVYTGYPDGSYLQVINTQRQDVRRILAAPDGTAFAIRTIARSQGPDVISTFRFLDGQARPIAERDVDHASFDPRQRPWYQSVIQHSEEVSVGPYVAGTLQLPTLTIAAPMKDDDQVVVGINIHLMTVSRLLDAQEISPRARAYIIDDADDLIAHSDPAIMNRLLGVWSKNADGAVAVDTTKDSYDTSLETVARLRRDPAFASGGVARIDLDGERQILQIAPVGVSGLFKGSVAAIVVPLEDLVAEANRLLVHNLLVASAFLIAGVAASVMLSRMVSRSLYRLADEARRIGDLDVGEKGVSHSFISEINTLASALAASRHAISQFALYVPREVVRRIIDPKGRTAVKAKRQDVTVLFTDIRDFTTISEQHSPEDVVDTLSAYFELLNTIAERNGGTVVQYLGDSIFVMWNAPVPDARHAENGCRCALAMKAAIDELNEANRRNGRPALITRFGLHTGPAVVGSFGAISRQQYTAMGDTINVASRLEGLNKEFNTSILVSAAIHDAVADRFALRPLGLVQVKGRAGKVDLWELVGDIGD; from the coding sequence GTGCACTGGTCCAAACCCCTACGACTGCATCTCGGCGTCCTGGTCGTCGCGTCGCTGCTTTGCACGTCGACGCCGATCATCTGGCTGGCGTTCAGGCAAGGAAGCGATGCTGCGGTCAGTGCGGGCGTGCAGCAGATGCGCGAGATGAGCCTGCGGCTGATCGAGGGGTACCGCAATACGCTGCAGGGCGGCACCGAGGCGGTGGCACTGGCATCGACCCTGCCGCTGCTCGCCTCCCCGCCTCCCCAGGATATCACGGCGAAACAGCAATTCTTTCTGGAGGTTCTCAGAAACGTCCCCAACGCGACGAGCGTCTACACCGGCTATCCTGACGGCTCGTATCTGCAGGTCATCAACACGCAAAGGCAGGATGTCCGCCGGATCCTCGCAGCACCCGATGGCACGGCTTTCGCCATCCGCACGATAGCACGCAGTCAGGGCCCGGACGTCATATCGACGTTTCGCTTCCTCGACGGCCAGGCAAGACCGATCGCCGAGCGTGACGTCGACCATGCATCATTCGATCCGCGGCAACGCCCCTGGTACCAATCCGTCATCCAGCACAGCGAGGAAGTGTCCGTCGGACCCTATGTTGCGGGAACGCTGCAGCTTCCAACGCTGACGATCGCAGCACCGATGAAAGACGACGATCAGGTTGTCGTCGGCATCAACATCCACCTGATGACGGTCAGCCGCCTGCTGGATGCGCAGGAGATTTCGCCGCGGGCGCGCGCCTACATCATCGATGATGCCGATGATCTGATCGCCCATTCCGACCCGGCAATCATGAACAGGCTTCTCGGCGTATGGTCGAAAAATGCCGATGGCGCCGTTGCCGTCGATACGACGAAAGACAGTTACGACACGAGCCTCGAAACGGTGGCGAGGCTCAGGCGGGATCCGGCCTTTGCAAGCGGCGGCGTGGCGCGGATCGACCTCGATGGCGAACGCCAGATCCTGCAGATCGCCCCCGTCGGTGTGTCCGGTCTGTTCAAGGGAAGCGTCGCCGCAATCGTCGTGCCCCTGGAAGATCTGGTGGCTGAGGCCAATCGGCTGCTCGTGCACAATCTCCTCGTTGCCAGCGCCTTCCTGATCGCGGGTGTCGCTGCCTCGGTGATGCTGTCCCGCATGGTCAGCCGCTCCCTTTATCGGCTGGCCGACGAGGCGCGCAGGATCGGCGATCTCGATGTCGGCGAGAAAGGTGTCTCCCACTCCTTCATATCGGAGATCAACACGCTGGCGAGCGCGCTGGCGGCAAGCCGCCATGCCATCAGCCAATTTGCCCTCTATGTTCCGCGTGAAGTCGTCAGGCGGATCATCGATCCCAAGGGAAGAACCGCCGTCAAGGCTAAGCGGCAGGATGTGACTGTGCTCTTCACCGACATCCGCGACTTCACCACCATATCCGAGCAGCATTCGCCCGAGGACGTGGTCGATACGCTGTCGGCCTATTTCGAACTCTTAAACACGATCGCCGAACGCAACGGCGGCACTGTCGTCCAATATCTCGGCGATTCCATTTTCGTCATGTGGAACGCTCCTGTTCCAGATGCCAGACATGCCGAAAACGGCTGCCGATGCGCGCTTGCCATGAAAGCGGCGATCGACGAGTTGAATGAAGCCAACCGCCGGAATGGCCGTCCCGCGCTCATCACCCGATTTGGATTGCACACCGGCCCGGCGGTCGTCGGCAGCTTCGGCGCGATTTCCAGGCAGCAGTACACGGCCATGGGCGATACGATCAACGTCGCCTCGCGGCTGGAAGGACTGAACAAGGAATTCAACACCTCGATCCTGGTCAGCGCCGCCATCCACGACGCCGTCGCCGATCGCTTCGCCCTTCGCCCGCTTGGCCTGGTGCAGGTCAAGGGGCGCGCCGGGAAAGTCGATCTCTGGGAGCTTGTCGGGGATATCGGCGATTAG
- a CDS encoding nuclear transport factor 2 family protein — MSAAALEALEEAERAFNAAMVSNDPTQIAACITQDWVLVTPERGPIPAQAILSAIESGVLSHDTMTKTTHHVHLLGNVATVTGRGQNTGMFRGEPISADEWITDVYHREGNRWRCVLTHLTPVCSPLEIPPIQDKIIPL, encoded by the coding sequence GTGAGTGCCGCAGCCCTTGAAGCGCTCGAGGAGGCTGAGCGCGCCTTCAACGCCGCGATGGTTTCCAACGATCCCACCCAGATCGCCGCCTGCATCACGCAGGACTGGGTGCTGGTGACGCCTGAGCGTGGCCCCATCCCTGCACAGGCTATTCTTTCGGCGATCGAATCCGGTGTCCTCAGCCATGACACGATGACCAAGACGACGCATCACGTCCATCTGCTCGGCAATGTCGCCACGGTTACCGGTCGCGGACAGAACACGGGCATGTTCCGTGGCGAACCTATATCAGCCGACGAATGGATCACCGACGTCTATCACCGGGAGGGTAACAGGTGGCGGTGCGTACTGACCCACCTCACCCCTGTTTGCAGCCCCTTGGAAATCCCTCCGATTCAAGACAAGATCATCCCGCTCTAG
- a CDS encoding ArsR/SmtB family transcription factor, whose protein sequence is MVQFSTARLDASFAALSDATRRGVLEQLGSADASITELAEKFHMTLTGMKKHIGVLEQAGLVTTEKVGRVRTCRLGSRGLEEEAAWIEARRQIWNARFDTLDQVIEALKRKEKVDGGQSE, encoded by the coding sequence ATGGTTCAGTTTTCGACAGCCCGCCTTGATGCCTCCTTTGCCGCGCTCTCGGATGCCACGCGACGCGGCGTTCTGGAACAGCTCGGGAGTGCGGATGCTTCGATCACGGAGCTCGCAGAGAAATTCCACATGACCCTCACGGGCATGAAGAAGCACATCGGCGTGTTGGAGCAGGCGGGCCTGGTGACGACGGAGAAGGTCGGGCGTGTGCGGACCTGCAGACTGGGCTCACGCGGGCTCGAGGAAGAGGCGGCCTGGATCGAGGCGCGCCGCCAGATCTGGAACGCACGCTTCGACACGCTTGATCAAGTCATCGAGGCACTGAAACGGAAGGAGAAAGTCGATGGGGGACAGAGCGAGTAA
- a CDS encoding ArsR/SmtB family transcription factor — protein MTETASITAVMRALADPTRRAVFEQIVDSDEITVVELTRASSVTQGAISQHLKALKQAGLVAERPEGRKVYYRAEPEGLEPLVDWMSHYGTFWRDRFANLRTLLKEIDP, from the coding sequence ATGACCGAAACCGCCTCCATCACCGCCGTCATGCGTGCCCTTGCCGATCCCACGCGGCGGGCCGTCTTCGAACAGATCGTCGACTCCGACGAGATCACCGTCGTCGAATTGACGCGGGCAAGCAGCGTCACGCAGGGCGCCATTTCGCAGCATCTCAAGGCGCTGAAACAGGCGGGCCTCGTCGCCGAGCGCCCGGAAGGACGGAAGGTCTATTACCGCGCCGAGCCGGAAGGCCTGGAGCCGCTTGTCGACTGGATGAGCCATTACGGCACCTTCTGGCGCGACCGCTTTGCCAATCTCAGAACATTGCTAAAGGAAATCGATCCATGA
- a CDS encoding VOC family protein gives MPSFARKVSAYFIVKDAARAIDFYKEAFGATEVFRMTDPSDGRIGHAELRFGETLMMLADEYPDFGALSPDAVGGSPVTFHMDTMSTDAALAQALSAGATMLRPATDQSFGERVAQVLDPFGHRWMLSQTIEQVTPEEMQRRWNEDMSA, from the coding sequence ATGCCGAGTTTTGCCCGAAAAGTGAGTGCCTACTTCATCGTCAAGGATGCGGCACGGGCCATCGACTTCTACAAGGAGGCTTTCGGCGCCACGGAAGTCTTCCGCATGACCGATCCTTCGGACGGGCGGATCGGCCATGCCGAGCTGCGTTTCGGAGAGACGCTGATGATGTTGGCAGACGAATATCCCGACTTCGGCGCCCTGTCTCCCGATGCCGTCGGAGGCTCGCCGGTGACCTTCCATATGGACACGATGTCGACCGACGCAGCGCTGGCGCAGGCGCTGTCGGCCGGGGCGACGATGTTGCGCCCGGCGACCGACCAGAGTTTTGGCGAGCGGGTGGCGCAGGTGCTTGATCCCTTCGGTCATCGCTGGATGTTGTCGCAAACCATCGAGCAGGTCACGCCTGAGGAGATGCAACGCCGCTGGAACGAGGACATGTCGGCGTGA
- a CDS encoding SRPBCC family protein: MTDAALKHDTQEIVVDEVFPHRPETLWKTLTTADLMGRWLMMPTGFEPIEGKHFTYQTTPAGAWDGTIHCRVLEVTPNERLTYAWKGGHEGNVGYGSPLDTVVTFILSKVENGTRLRLIHSGFVLPKNETAFEKMGEGWKKVVKNIGAIADETN; encoded by the coding sequence ATGACCGACGCCGCATTGAAGCATGACACGCAGGAGATCGTGGTCGACGAGGTTTTCCCGCATCGGCCGGAGACGCTCTGGAAAACGCTGACCACGGCCGATCTGATGGGCCGCTGGCTGATGATGCCCACCGGCTTCGAGCCCATCGAAGGCAAACACTTCACCTACCAGACCACGCCGGCCGGCGCCTGGGACGGCACGATCCACTGCCGGGTGCTGGAGGTGACGCCGAACGAGCGTCTCACCTATGCCTGGAAGGGCGGGCATGAGGGGAATGTCGGCTACGGCTCGCCGCTCGACACCGTCGTCACCTTCATCCTGTCGAAGGTCGAGAACGGCACGCGGCTGCGCCTCATCCATTCCGGCTTCGTGCTGCCGAAAAACGAGACCGCCTTCGAGAAGATGGGCGAAGGCTGGAAGAAGGTCGTGAAGAATATCGGCGCCATAGCCGACGAGACGAACTGA
- a CDS encoding phosphotransferase enzyme family protein, translated as MGWEALGQWGEDAVRIARLTGGVANDVWSARVHGQLAVARLGSRSDADLAWEAELLQHLDREGMTVPVPIPTTDGRLFVDGLVMMKYMEGGPPETGSDWRRVADTLRDLHRLTQGWPQRPGWRSSTDLLHTETGTRINLTAMPPEGVIRCRAAWARLIGRQTCVVHGNPNSPGNVRMTADRVALIDWDESHVDVPDLDLVLPDNAADLDEGAHDIAAQASAAWEAAVCWQDEYAVKRLAEVRAI; from the coding sequence ATGGGATGGGAAGCACTCGGGCAATGGGGCGAAGACGCGGTTCGCATCGCGCGGCTCACGGGTGGAGTTGCCAACGACGTGTGGAGCGCTCGCGTCCACGGGCAACTCGCGGTCGCTCGTCTCGGCTCCAGGAGCGACGCTGATCTCGCATGGGAAGCCGAGCTGCTCCAACATCTCGACCGTGAAGGTATGACCGTTCCAGTGCCAATTCCGACGACTGACGGCCGGCTGTTCGTGGACGGTCTGGTGATGATGAAATACATGGAGGGCGGACCGCCCGAGACCGGGTCCGATTGGCGCCGCGTCGCCGACACGCTCCGCGATCTGCATCGGCTGACGCAGGGCTGGCCGCAGCGCCCAGGCTGGCGATCGTCGACCGACCTCCTGCATACTGAGACCGGAACGAGGATCAACCTGACCGCGATGCCGCCGGAAGGCGTTATCCGATGTCGAGCAGCATGGGCGCGGCTCATCGGGCGTCAGACATGTGTTGTCCACGGCAATCCCAATAGCCCCGGCAACGTCCGCATGACCGCAGATCGGGTCGCATTGATCGACTGGGATGAGTCACATGTCGACGTTCCCGACCTTGACCTGGTGCTGCCCGACAACGCTGCCGATCTCGACGAGGGCGCACATGACATCGCCGCGCAAGCCTCAGCCGCATGGGAAGCCGCCGTCTGCTGGCAGGACGAGTACGCAGTCAAGCGGCTTGCCGAAGTTCGGGCGATCTGA
- a CDS encoding DUF308 domain-containing protein produces MMTTDQTTVASGDREEWLTRYYFTRAAFSAIWVAAALTAGGQSLAVAAALLILYPAWDAAANLIDAARNGGLANNRSQAINIAVSAVTTAAVIVALTMSMNWVLGVFGLWAIFSGLLQLGTAVRRWKTNGGQWAMILSGGQSAVAGAFFIAQAQMPEAPSIANIAGYAGLGAFYFLVSAVWRSVTQMRRKRA; encoded by the coding sequence ATGATGACCACCGATCAAACCACCGTCGCGTCTGGCGACAGGGAAGAGTGGCTGACGCGCTATTACTTCACCCGCGCAGCCTTTTCCGCCATCTGGGTCGCCGCAGCCTTGACGGCCGGCGGCCAGTCGCTTGCGGTCGCGGCCGCCTTGCTGATCCTCTACCCGGCCTGGGATGCCGCCGCCAACCTCATCGACGCAGCGCGAAACGGCGGCCTGGCAAACAACCGCAGCCAGGCGATCAACATCGCCGTCAGCGCGGTAACGACAGCGGCCGTGATCGTCGCGTTGACGATGAGCATGAACTGGGTCCTCGGCGTCTTCGGCCTCTGGGCGATCTTTTCCGGCCTGCTGCAGCTTGGAACCGCTGTCCGGCGCTGGAAGACCAATGGCGGCCAGTGGGCGATGATCCTCAGCGGCGGCCAATCCGCGGTGGCAGGCGCCTTCTTCATCGCCCAGGCGCAAATGCCGGAAGCGCCCTCCATTGCCAACATCGCCGGATATGCCGGCCTCGGCGCCTTCTATTTCCTGGTCTCGGCCGTCTGGCGGAGCGTCACGCAGATGCGGCGGAAGCGGGCCTGA
- a CDS encoding nucleoside deaminase, whose translation MENHEPFLREAIALSKSAVANGDEPFGSVLVKDGEVILRAENSVFTGHDMTNHAEMNLVKLAAQHYDTAFLADCTLYTSTEPCAMCSGAIYWSGIGRMVFACSETRLGEIAGIGLNVPSRAVLQTGARIVTVVGPTNLEDEAAKVHQEFWPKHLGKA comes from the coding sequence ATGGAAAACCACGAGCCGTTTTTGCGCGAGGCGATTGCGCTCTCGAAATCCGCGGTGGCAAACGGCGACGAACCGTTTGGCTCGGTGCTGGTGAAGGACGGCGAAGTCATCCTGCGCGCCGAAAACAGCGTCTTCACCGGCCACGATATGACCAACCACGCCGAGATGAACCTGGTCAAACTGGCGGCGCAGCACTACGACACTGCTTTTCTCGCTGACTGCACGCTCTACACCAGCACGGAGCCCTGCGCGATGTGCTCCGGGGCGATCTACTGGTCGGGCATCGGGCGCATGGTGTTTGCATGCTCCGAAACGCGGCTTGGCGAGATCGCCGGGATCGGGTTGAATGTGCCGAGCCGGGCGGTGTTGCAAACCGGCGCACGCATCGTCACTGTGGTTGGCCCGACGAACCTCGAAGACGAAGCCGCCAAAGTCCATCAGGAATTCTGGCCGAAGCATCTGGGCAAGGCTTAG
- a CDS encoding TetR/AcrR family transcriptional regulator, whose product MSNLLTTSDEILASARALIMTGGYNGFSYADIAAVVGIRKASIHHHFPSKTDLVRTLVVRYREDAEAGIAGLEQRVQDPLALLKTYAGHWAQCIEDASRPFCVCALLASELPALPPEVAAEVKAFFRFLSTWLNSVMERGARDGSLTLASEPRVEAEAFMASVHGAMLSARAYGDPEIFATILAPTLQRLSPAVAR is encoded by the coding sequence ATGAGCAATCTTTTGACGACCTCCGACGAAATCCTGGCTTCCGCCCGAGCGCTGATCATGACCGGAGGCTATAACGGCTTCAGCTATGCTGATATTGCTGCTGTCGTCGGGATCCGCAAGGCGAGCATCCATCACCACTTTCCGAGCAAGACCGACCTGGTGCGCACGCTTGTCGTGCGATATCGCGAAGATGCCGAGGCGGGCATCGCGGGCCTGGAGCAGCGGGTGCAGGATCCCCTGGCGCTTCTCAAAACCTATGCGGGCCATTGGGCCCAGTGCATCGAGGACGCCAGCCGGCCTTTTTGCGTCTGCGCCCTGCTTGCGAGCGAACTGCCGGCATTGCCGCCGGAGGTGGCAGCCGAGGTCAAGGCTTTCTTCCGCTTCCTTTCGACCTGGCTGAACTCGGTGATGGAACGCGGCGCTCGCGACGGCAGCCTGACGCTGGCGAGCGAACCGCGCGTCGAGGCTGAAGCCTTCATGGCCTCCGTCCACGGCGCCATGCTTTCAGCCCGTGCTTACGGCGACCCGGAAATCTTCGCCACCATATTGGCGCCGACATTGCAGCGGCTGTCTCCGGCCGTCGCCCGATAA
- a CDS encoding GFA family protein: MSKPYTGGCACGAIHYEIAAEPIAMNDCQCRDCQASSGTGHGSYLTFPSRQAVKLEGQATHWQMVADNGNVKTRGFCPACGAPVYMTFSYMPDFFTIHAASLDEPGRYQPQMVTYTARGLAWDKTDPAAQKFEGMPPM; the protein is encoded by the coding sequence ATGAGCAAGCCTTACACCGGCGGATGCGCCTGCGGTGCGATCCACTATGAAATCGCAGCCGAACCGATTGCGATGAACGACTGCCAGTGTCGTGACTGCCAGGCTTCAAGCGGCACCGGGCACGGATCCTATCTGACCTTCCCGAGCCGGCAGGCGGTGAAGCTTGAAGGCCAGGCGACGCATTGGCAGATGGTCGCCGACAATGGCAACGTCAAGACGCGCGGCTTCTGCCCGGCCTGCGGCGCGCCGGTCTACATGACCTTCTCCTACATGCCTGACTTCTTCACCATCCACGCCGCAAGCCTCGACGAGCCCGGCCGATACCAGCCGCAGATGGTGACCTATACCGCGCGCGGCCTTGCCTGGGACAAGACCGATCCGGCTGCGCAAAAATTCGAGGGGATGCCGCCGATGTGA